A single window of Betta splendens chromosome 11, fBetSpl5.4, whole genome shotgun sequence DNA harbors:
- the LOC114865618 gene encoding CD209 antigen-like protein C: MSRAQTYKEGEAAASQQAESNTGSKVRSERVALLLLSALLAAAAVVIYRLSFAHFQTNKNLQMLKDENEAMRKNLTEKLSELSSCTSEQLIRPKPAEAKTTEQYPTCEPDWDLNGGKCYYFSTNYFTWNKSRSDCKRRGADLVQINSEEEQRFLDDKVGEKMIHIFDLFWIGLTDSEEEGRWLWVDDSPLNTSLSFWYKTEPNNLTIENPAGEHCASMGVQGGATDLKSWFDRPCNAPQRRICEKAAKTG, translated from the exons ATGAGCCGAGCACAAACCTACAAAGAAG gtgaagctgctgcctccCAACAAGCAGAGTCCAacacggggtcaaaggtcagatcagAGAGAGTGGccctgctgcttctcagtgCTCTGCTGGCAGCTGCTGCCGTTGTTATTTACCGTCTCT cttttgcacattttcaaaCCAATAAAAATCTGCAAATGTTGAAGGATGAAAATGAAGCAATGAGGAAAAATCTGACAG AGAAACTGTCTGAATTAAGCTCCTGCACctcagaacagctgatcagacCCAAACCTGCTGAAGCCAAAACCA CTGAACAATATCCAACATGTGAACCAGACTGGGATCTAAATGGAGGAAAATGTTATTATTTCTCCACCAATTATTTCACCTGGAACAAGAGCAGAAGTGACTGTAAACGTCGAGGAGCAGATCTGGTCCAGATAaacagtgaagaggagcag AGGTTCCTGGATGACAAAGTGGGAGAAAAAATGATTCATATTTTCGACTTGTTCTGGATCGGACTGACAGACTCAGAGGAAGAAGGCAGATGGCTGTGGGTCGACGACTCACCTCTGAACACAAG TTTGTCCTTTTGGTACAAAACTGAACCAAACAACTTGACTATAGAAAATCCTGCTGGAGAGCACTGTGCTAGTATGGGAGTACAAGGAGGAGCTACAGACCTGAAGTCTTGGTTTGACAGACCCTGTAATGCACCTCAAAGAAGAATCTGTGAGAAAGCAGCTAAAACTGGATGA
- the LOC129604874 gene encoding CD209 antigen-like protein E: MSRAQSYKEGEAAASQQAESNTGSKVRSERVALLLLSALLAAAAVVIYRLSFAHFQTNKNLQMLKDENEAMRKNLTMLKDENEAMRKNLTEKLSELSSCTSEQLIRPKPAEAKTTESCPTCELDWDLNGGKCYYFSTNYLTWDQSRSVCKGQGADLVQINSEEEQRFLDNKVGRKMTYFLDWFWIGLTDSKEAGRWLWVDDSPLNTSLSFWYKNEPNNLTGENPAGEHCASMGAQGGATDLKSWFDRSCNVAQRRICEKAAKTG; encoded by the exons ATGAGCCGAGCACAAAGCTACAAAGAAG gtgaagctgctgcctccCAACAAGCAGAGTCCAacacggggtcaaaggtcagatcagAGAGAGTGGccctgctgcttctcagtgCTCTGCTGGCAGCTGCTGCCGTTGTTATTTACCGTCTCT cttttgcacattttcaaaCCAATAAAAATCTGCAAATGTTGAAGGATGAAAATGAAGCAATGAGGAAAAATCTGACAATGTTGAAGGATGAAAATGAAGCAATGAGGAAAAATCTGACAG AGAAACTGTCTGAATTAAGCTCCTGCACctcagaacagctgatcagacCCAAACCTGCTGAAGCCAAAACCA CTGAATCGTGTCCAACGTGTGAACTAGACTGGGATCTAAATGGAGGAAAATGTTATTATTTCTCCACCAATTATTTGACCTGGGACCAGAGCAGAAGTGTCTGTAAAGGTCAAGGAGCAGATCTGGTCCAGATAaacagtgaagaggagcag AGGTTCCTGGACAACAAAGTGGGAAGAAAAATGACTTATTTTCTCGACTGGTTCTGGATCGGACTGACAGACTCAAAGGAAGCAGGCAGATGGTTGTGGGTGGACGACTCACCTCTGAACACAAG tttgtctttttggtACAAAAATGAACCAAACAACTTGACTGGAGAAAATCCTGCTGGAGAGCACTGTGCTAGTATGGGAGCACAAGGAGGAGCTACAGACCTGAAGTCTTGGTTTGACAGATCCTGTAATGTAGCTCAAAGAAGAATCTGTGAGAAAGCAGCTAAAACTGGATGA